A single Garra rufa chromosome 9, GarRuf1.0, whole genome shotgun sequence DNA region contains:
- the sybu gene encoding syntabulin isoform X2 — protein MGPFQTFEVKEKGSMRSRIPRFVLHPLRTKTKESSASNMPLSEDFDIGSQHSKRTISPNSLSSDDTGCPSSQCASPTKTPSGSDNSPLSSPSLGERKVKVKRVRMNVVAEWSAPTEKHKREKQQRSPIMNKGSETDFSSSSSTGSYKTHEKLPSNSAGKNSSSRGRGPHIRSLPVFKPAGSPAPRDAELYAPYRTPPKVPSITNSSSNSSSTRRRTTPVRYHSCGDNHGIRPPNPEQYLTPLQQKEVAIRHLKTKLKDSQNIVCDREAEIEELKSQLGRMREDWIEEECHRVEAQLALKEARKEIKQLRQVVETMKNSLMEKDKGIQKYFIDINIQNRKLESLLHCMELAQNGCNLQDEPTLDFIYESPERSTAGKLEMELHGEEQAMEEMADSELLANDEMANRAEILEQVLMSTAVDSQDSKIIPQPGLSTLEPSVSEKSTEENMSSDPFAAEDKGVQTEDMFFTADLQTLLFQLLKLQGGSFPGLLISPHQSQESAQVPKKLEDFPEAQKPIKEEIPEAQDEEVKDVAPICTNTAQNTVGDSGLGFSEPKMSPQFMEELNFDLKNPKNTSSMAVVGKSHWSNSFFVDLVAVAAPVLPTVAWLYSQHGLVGGAPVYNIAALIRGCCIMGLHSLRHVSHGPDT, from the exons ATGGGACCTTTTCAGACATTCGAG GTGAAAGAAAAGGGAAGCATGCGCAGCCGTATCCCTAGATTTGTCCTCCACCCCTTGCGTACTAAAACAAAGGAGTCATCAGCGTCCAACATGCCACTGTCAGAAGATTTTGACATCGGCTCCCAGCACTCAAAAAGAACCATCAGTCCAAACAGCCTCTCCTCAG ATGATACTGGATGCCCAAGCAGTCAATGTGCATCGCCAACCAAGACCCCCTCAGGCTCTGACAACAGCCCACTGAGTTCACCCTCTCTGGGAGAGCGCAAGGTCAAGGTGAAAAGAGTTCGGATGAACGTAGTGGCCGAGTGGAGCGCACCCACAGAGAAGCACAAGCGAGAGAAGCAACAGCGTTCACCAATCATGAATAAAG GCAGTGAGACAGATTTCAGCTCATCTAGCAGCACTGGAAGCTACAAGACGCATGAAAAGCTGCCCAGCAACTCCGCAGGGAAAAACTCATCTTCTCGCGG CCGTGGGCCCCATATCAGAAGCCTGCCAGTGTTCAAGCCCGCAGGAAGCCCTGCCCCTCGCGATGCAGAGCTTTATGCCCCATACAGGACGCCCCCCAAAGTCCCCTCTATTACCAACAGCAGTAGCAACTCCAGCTCTACCAGAAG AAGGACTACTCCTGTACGCTACCATTCCTGCGGAGACAATCATGGCATCAGGCCTCCCAATCCAGAGCAGTACCTTACCCCTCTACAGCAGAAAGAGGTAGCCATAAGACACCTTAAGACAAAGCTCAAAGACTCACAGAACATCGTTTGTGACCG GGAGGCTGAGATTGAGGAGCTGAAGTCCCAACTGGGACGTATGCGGGAGGACTGGATAGAGGAGGAATGTCACCGTGTGGAAGCTCAGCTAGCACTTAAAGAAGCACGCAAAGAGATCAAGCAGCTGCGCCAAGTGGTGGAAACCATGAAGAACAGCCTCATGGAGAAAGACAAAGGCATCCAGAAGTATTTCATTGACATAAACATTCAAAACCGAAAGCTTGAGTCCCTGCTGCACTGCATGGAGTTGGCACAGAATGGCTGCAACTTGCAAGATGAGCCAACGCTGGACTTCATCTATGAGTCTCCAGAAAGATCAACTGCAGGGAAGCTGGAGATGGAGCTACATGGTGAAGAACAAGCAATGGAAGAGATGGCTGATAGTGAGCTGCTGGCCAATGACGAGATGGCCAACAGAGCTGAAATTCTCGAGCAGGTTCTCATGTCCACCGCGGTTGATTCCCAAGATTCCAAGATCATTCCCCAACCAGGGCTGTCCACCTTGGAGCCAAGTGTTTCAGAAAAGAGCACAGAGGAGAATATGTCAAGTGACCCCTTTGCTGCAGAAGATAAAGGTGTCCAGACTGAGGACATGTTCTTCACCGCTGATCTCCAAACCCTCCTTTTCCAGCTGCTAAAGCTCCAAGGTGGCAGCTTCCCTGGCCTTCTTATTTCTCCCCACCAATCCCAGGAATCAGCACAGGTTCCCAAAAAGCTTGAGGACTTTCCTGAAGCACAAAAACCCATAAAGGAGGAGATACCTGAAGCACAAGATGAAGAAGTCAAAGATGTTGCCCCCATTTGCACCAACACTGCCCAAAACACCGTTGGTGATTCTGGTTTGGGCTTTTCTGAACCCAAAATGAGTCCTCAGTTCATGGAAGAGCTGAATTTCGACCTGAAGAATCCCAAGAACACCTCTAGCATGGCAGTGGTGGGAAAAAGCCACTGGAGCAACAGCTTCTTTGTCGATCTGGTTGCTGTGGCAGCACCCGTTCTACCCACCGTGGCGTGGCTCTATTCGCAGCATGGTTTGGTTGGAGGGGCTCCTGTGTACAACATTGCAGCTTTAATTCGAGGCTGTTGCATTATGGGATTGCACTCACTCCGTCATGTCTCTCACGGGCCGGACACTTAG
- the sybu gene encoding syntabulin isoform X1 codes for MGPFQTFEQVKEKGSMRSRIPRFVLHPLRTKTKESSASNMPLSEDFDIGSQHSKRTISPNSLSSDDTGCPSSQCASPTKTPSGSDNSPLSSPSLGERKVKVKRVRMNVVAEWSAPTEKHKREKQQRSPIMNKGSETDFSSSSSTGSYKTHEKLPSNSAGKNSSSRGRGPHIRSLPVFKPAGSPAPRDAELYAPYRTPPKVPSITNSSSNSSSTRRRTTPVRYHSCGDNHGIRPPNPEQYLTPLQQKEVAIRHLKTKLKDSQNIVCDREAEIEELKSQLGRMREDWIEEECHRVEAQLALKEARKEIKQLRQVVETMKNSLMEKDKGIQKYFIDINIQNRKLESLLHCMELAQNGCNLQDEPTLDFIYESPERSTAGKLEMELHGEEQAMEEMADSELLANDEMANRAEILEQVLMSTAVDSQDSKIIPQPGLSTLEPSVSEKSTEENMSSDPFAAEDKGVQTEDMFFTADLQTLLFQLLKLQGGSFPGLLISPHQSQESAQVPKKLEDFPEAQKPIKEEIPEAQDEEVKDVAPICTNTAQNTVGDSGLGFSEPKMSPQFMEELNFDLKNPKNTSSMAVVGKSHWSNSFFVDLVAVAAPVLPTVAWLYSQHGLVGGAPVYNIAALIRGCCIMGLHSLRHVSHGPDT; via the exons ATGGGACCTTTTCAGACATTCGAG CAGGTGAAAGAAAAGGGAAGCATGCGCAGCCGTATCCCTAGATTTGTCCTCCACCCCTTGCGTACTAAAACAAAGGAGTCATCAGCGTCCAACATGCCACTGTCAGAAGATTTTGACATCGGCTCCCAGCACTCAAAAAGAACCATCAGTCCAAACAGCCTCTCCTCAG ATGATACTGGATGCCCAAGCAGTCAATGTGCATCGCCAACCAAGACCCCCTCAGGCTCTGACAACAGCCCACTGAGTTCACCCTCTCTGGGAGAGCGCAAGGTCAAGGTGAAAAGAGTTCGGATGAACGTAGTGGCCGAGTGGAGCGCACCCACAGAGAAGCACAAGCGAGAGAAGCAACAGCGTTCACCAATCATGAATAAAG GCAGTGAGACAGATTTCAGCTCATCTAGCAGCACTGGAAGCTACAAGACGCATGAAAAGCTGCCCAGCAACTCCGCAGGGAAAAACTCATCTTCTCGCGG CCGTGGGCCCCATATCAGAAGCCTGCCAGTGTTCAAGCCCGCAGGAAGCCCTGCCCCTCGCGATGCAGAGCTTTATGCCCCATACAGGACGCCCCCCAAAGTCCCCTCTATTACCAACAGCAGTAGCAACTCCAGCTCTACCAGAAG AAGGACTACTCCTGTACGCTACCATTCCTGCGGAGACAATCATGGCATCAGGCCTCCCAATCCAGAGCAGTACCTTACCCCTCTACAGCAGAAAGAGGTAGCCATAAGACACCTTAAGACAAAGCTCAAAGACTCACAGAACATCGTTTGTGACCG GGAGGCTGAGATTGAGGAGCTGAAGTCCCAACTGGGACGTATGCGGGAGGACTGGATAGAGGAGGAATGTCACCGTGTGGAAGCTCAGCTAGCACTTAAAGAAGCACGCAAAGAGATCAAGCAGCTGCGCCAAGTGGTGGAAACCATGAAGAACAGCCTCATGGAGAAAGACAAAGGCATCCAGAAGTATTTCATTGACATAAACATTCAAAACCGAAAGCTTGAGTCCCTGCTGCACTGCATGGAGTTGGCACAGAATGGCTGCAACTTGCAAGATGAGCCAACGCTGGACTTCATCTATGAGTCTCCAGAAAGATCAACTGCAGGGAAGCTGGAGATGGAGCTACATGGTGAAGAACAAGCAATGGAAGAGATGGCTGATAGTGAGCTGCTGGCCAATGACGAGATGGCCAACAGAGCTGAAATTCTCGAGCAGGTTCTCATGTCCACCGCGGTTGATTCCCAAGATTCCAAGATCATTCCCCAACCAGGGCTGTCCACCTTGGAGCCAAGTGTTTCAGAAAAGAGCACAGAGGAGAATATGTCAAGTGACCCCTTTGCTGCAGAAGATAAAGGTGTCCAGACTGAGGACATGTTCTTCACCGCTGATCTCCAAACCCTCCTTTTCCAGCTGCTAAAGCTCCAAGGTGGCAGCTTCCCTGGCCTTCTTATTTCTCCCCACCAATCCCAGGAATCAGCACAGGTTCCCAAAAAGCTTGAGGACTTTCCTGAAGCACAAAAACCCATAAAGGAGGAGATACCTGAAGCACAAGATGAAGAAGTCAAAGATGTTGCCCCCATTTGCACCAACACTGCCCAAAACACCGTTGGTGATTCTGGTTTGGGCTTTTCTGAACCCAAAATGAGTCCTCAGTTCATGGAAGAGCTGAATTTCGACCTGAAGAATCCCAAGAACACCTCTAGCATGGCAGTGGTGGGAAAAAGCCACTGGAGCAACAGCTTCTTTGTCGATCTGGTTGCTGTGGCAGCACCCGTTCTACCCACCGTGGCGTGGCTCTATTCGCAGCATGGTTTGGTTGGAGGGGCTCCTGTGTACAACATTGCAGCTTTAATTCGAGGCTGTTGCATTATGGGATTGCACTCACTCCGTCATGTCTCTCACGGGCCGGACACTTAG